A single region of the Glycine max cultivar Williams 82 chromosome 20, Glycine_max_v4.0, whole genome shotgun sequence genome encodes:
- the LOC100798334 gene encoding stomatal closure-related actin-binding protein 1, protein MTRMTRDFGDTMQKDAVPAVSADIIFASLRFPNYKIGVNNQIMETKDSPKVLSMKEVVARETAQLLDQQKRLSVRDLASKFEKGLAAAAKLSEEARLREAASLEKHVLLKKLRDALQSLKGRVAGRNKDDVAEAIAMVEALAVQLTQREGELIQEKSEVKKLTNFLKQASEDAKKLVNEERAFARFEIENARAAVQRVEEALQEHERMSQASGKQDLEQLMKEVQEARRIKMLHQPSKVMDMEHELRALRAQLAEKSRLYLRLQKELARAKKGEENAPHLYELEGTEMLGSYLQIQPCSDNVPELSECSIQWYRVSTEGANKELISGANKSVYAPEPFDVGRVLQVDIILEGHQITLSTTGPIDPAAGLGTYVEALVRKHDTEFNVVVTQTGSDHPNESIHVLHVGKMRMKLCKGKTTIAKEYYSSFMQLCGVRGGGNAAAQAVFWQPKQGLSFVLAFESERERNAAIMLARRFAFDCNIILAGPDHKAPLET, encoded by the exons ATGACGAGGATGACCCGTGATTTTGGGGATACTATGCAAAAAGATGCAGTGCCGGCGGTGTCGGCTGATATAATATTTGCTTCTCTTCGGTTTCCTAATTACAAAATCGGAGTTAACAATCAGATCATGGAGACAAAGGATAGTCCAAAAGTGCTATCTATGAAGGAGGTTGTTGCGCGAGAGACTGCACAGCTGTTGGACCAGCAGAAACGTCTGTCGGTTCGCGATCTTGCCAGTAAATTTGAGAAGGGTTTGGCAGCTGCAGCTAAGTTGTCCGAAGAG GCTAGACTCAGAGAAGCAGCTTCACTGGAAAAGCATGTTCTTTTGAAGAAGCTTCGAGATGCACTGCAATCCTTAAAAGGGAGAGTGGCAGGAAGAAACAAGGATGATGTAGCAGAAGCTATTGCTATG GTTGAAGCTCTAGCAGTTCAATTGACTCAAAGGGAAGGGGAATTAATACAAGAGAAGTCTGAGGTGAAGAAGCTAACAAATTTTCTTAAGCAG GCTTCTGAAGATGCAAAGAAACTTGTGAATGAAGAAAGAGCTTTTGCTCGTTTTGAAATAGAAAATGCCAGAGCAGCAGTTCAGAGAGTGGAGGAAGCACTTCAGGAGCATGAGAGAATGTCTCAAGCTTCAGGGAAGCAG GATCTGGAACAGTTAATGAAGGAAGTTCAAGAGGCCCGGAGAATCAAAATGCTGCATCAGCCAAGCAAG GTTATGGATATGGAACATGAGCTTCGAGCATTGAGGGCTCAACTTGCAGAGAAGTCTAGACTTTATCTTCGTCTACAAAAGGAG TTAGCAAGAGCAAAGAAAGGAGAGGAAAATGCTCCCCATTTATATGAATTAGAAGGAACTGAAATGTTAGGTTCATATTTGCAAATTCAACCTTGCTCTGATAATGTCCCTGAACTTTCAGAATGTTCAATTCAGTGGTATCGTGTATCAACAGAAGGTGCCAACAAGGAACTTATTTCAG GAGCTAACAAGTCAGTTTATGCCCCCGAACCTTTTGATGTTGGACGCGTATTGCAGGTTGATATTATTTTAGAGGGCCACCAGATCACATTGTCAACCACTGGTCCAATTGATCCAG CTGCTGGTTTGGGAACCTATGTAGAGGCACTTGTGCGAAAACATGACACCGAATTTAAT GTGGTAGTAACTCAGACTGGCTCAGACCATCCAAATGAATCTATTCATGTACTTCATGTTGGAAAGATGAGGATGAAGCTCTGTAAAGGAAAGACAACAATTGCCAAAGAATACTATTCTAGTTTCATGCAG cTTTGTGGAGTTCGAGGAGGTGGGAATGCTGCAGCACAGGCAGTCTTTTGGCAACCAAAGCAAGGCCTTTCTTTTGTATTAGCTTTTGAGTCTGAGCGAGAAAGGAATGCAGCCATCATGCTTGCAAGAAGATTTGCATTTGACTGTAAT ATTATTCTTGCTGGACCTGATCACAAAGCTCCATTAGAAACATAA